Within the Platichthys flesus chromosome 16, fPlaFle2.1, whole genome shotgun sequence genome, the region CCGAATGGAAACCATCAAACTAATCGTGGTGCTGTCATTAAAGAATCCTTGCCCAAATGAAGGACATTCGTAacttgttggggggggggggacattttcAAAGCTGTATTTGAAGCAGATGTTTTCAgtacaatgttgttgtttaaaaaaaaatgtaaattaagaCTCTGGTCTTGTAAGTCATGTTTAGCCAAGACTTTGTTCAGCTCCATATATGACTAAGTACACTGGTAGAAAATGAGTTTAGTTTACGTAGATTTATATTCTTTGCAATTTTTAAACCACTTCAATATGTTTTGTACTGAGCCTACACAGTTATAAAATCTTCTCTGATTTGATTAATTGCCTTGCAAATATCTTTTGGACCTTTTTAGAAGCAAAAACAAAGTTTGAGAATCTGTTATCATCTTTTGTTTTCccagtgcttttattttcccGTAACAGTCCAGTTCTCCCTTAGAACTAATTCCCATGATCAGACATGTTTACAGATTGTCAAAAGATAATTGGAAATTCCTGCAGATAGGACCTTGAAGTAGGATGAGATCATTTTAGTCACACTCCTCCTGGGTTAGTAGGGCAGGCTCTGAACAAAGATTATGGCATCAAGGCTCCATGGTCAAAGTAACTTAACTTGTTTGACAGCatctattcattttaaatgaatttgcTCAGGTGAAGCTTTAAATGGTCTAAATCTTTTTCTCCTAACTGAATTTATAAagtataacattttatttagaacGTTAGTTTGTCACTGGAGTGGATACGGTTTACTCTCCTAGTTGTCTCACTGTTGTTTGATGGCACTATGTTCGGTTTCAGGGTGAACGTCGGCTGTGGCCCTGCGGAGGAGAGGCTGCTGCTCACAGGACTTCATGCTGTGGCCGACATCTACTGTGAAAACTGTCACACTACACTGGGCTGGAAATATGTAAGCATGCACACCTCAACACGAATAGCAGGTTTGGGTTAATATCGTCATGTCCGTGTAAATATAGTCAATGTCTGCACATCCTTTTATGAAACTAGCCCTAAGCAGAGATAACAATGGTATTGTTTGAATAACACTCACAccaatgtccttttttttttaaattgtatttaccCTTGTGCTACTTCCCTCTGCAGGAACAAGCCTTTGAGCTGAGTCAGAAGTATAAGGAGGGGAAGTACATCATCGAACTGTCCCACATGATAAAGGACAACGGCTGGGACTGAGCAAGGAAAATCTTCATCTTTCTTCATGACTCTTTAAAAAGTTGCATCCCCTCACATTAAAAGGGTTCCAGTGTAGCTTCCTTATCCCGCATTCGAGCCATTGCTTCGTATGGCTTCGCCAGCAGTAGCATGTGATGCCTTATCtttttctgttctttgtgtcttttcacgGCGACCACAACACCACCATTTGCTGATCTCACTATCCTAATCGCTAGTTGTGCTGGGACATGGACCGAATGAGTGCAGGGTGGGTGTGTGAAAGACGGGCGGATGTGGTCACACAGGGACGTGTGAgtgttggatttaaaaaaaaaatcgtgtTCGAGTGATGAAACTTTTATAAGTGACCTCGAAACGGTCTCACTCTGGGGAGGGGAGACCCGGGCaagtcaaataatcaaaccCCCTAACACTTCAAATGCAGGTATTTGGTTGTTTTCACTATTGAGTTTAGACTATCTGGCTGAAAAAGTGTATTAGGCTTATTTAACCCTACGGATCCTTTACGAGTGATACAAGGCTATGGGAATCCTTCCAGCAGTGGGAAGGCTGTTCTAGTTTTATCAGTgaaattcattgttttttttttacagtaagaTCAGTAACACTTGTTATTGTGCCAAAGGCAATCAGGGTGTTATACTAGTGATGGTCAAGGCCCACAAAAGTCTCCCTAAAGAATTCTTTAATCTGGAGTATGAGTGTCTTCTGACTGTTGGGGTATAttttaatgtgtgtatgtgagtgagtgaatgtgtgtgtgtgtttttgcagtgggtgtgtgtgtgctgagatGCCTTAAGCTGGACGAGGTTGAGAAGAGTAGATCTGGGGTTCAAATCTAAGACTCATCACTGCACAGTTGGGATATCTTCACTTTTACTTAATGCTGATAAGATacatcctgtgtgtttgtgtatagcCTCTATCACTGATACATTTACTCAATCCTCTTAGTGCAAAGTGTGATTAGGGTTTTGTAGCATATTTAtggtgatttctttttttaaatgtctgcttCTTTCATGCTTTCATTTAAGtgtattattttaacttttcattAAAAGACAGTGTCTGTAACGTGTTGTTCACTTTCCTTTTGTGTGCGCTGTGTTGTTGACCATTGTTTCCTGCCTCAGACCTACAAATTCCTTAGAAGGGATAGTTCACATACTCTTGTGTACTTGTCCTCTCGATTGACCCTCAGTATTAATTTAACTTCCTTTTTACAGAGCATTTGCTGACGTCTGTGGCTTCATGACGTTTAAATGATTCATTGACCAGTTAAGCTTCAGGAAATATGGCCGTAACCTCTTCTGTTCCTGAATAATAGTGTTAACTATTGAATATAATGGCTGATGGCTGTTTAAGTGTTACTGCAGAATGCTATGATGTCACTGGGAAGTTTATCTTTGACTATTTGGTTATAAAgtgtcacttttttttctttaaccgTGTTATAAGTGGCGTATGAATTATTTTGTGAGAGAGGACACAGTGACTTTAACCTGTGACCTTAGACCACAATGAGTTCCTGTTAACAATGGCTGTGTTCTGCTCAGGTAATTAACTTTATCGTTCACGCCAGTGAGAGCAGAGATGGGCGTCAAGATGGACAAaccaaaaaacattttctaatcCGTCCCacaaacttgtttttgttttttaaatagcaaTTGTAAAGCAATGGTTATCACACTTGAGGCCGGAACAGGTCACATGAGGGAGCACTGACCGAGCTGACAGTTTATTAGGATGTGGTGCAGAAACTGCTGACAGTCATATGTATGCAGTTCATTCAACTGTCTGTCCTGCTCTTACCTTTCATTTCTACCAGCCTATTGTGTATTGACATTGGAAATGTCTTTGTTGATGATAAACCGTGAGAAACTTTAAACAAGTAGTACTGTAGGATTATACATGTATAATGTTTGGCTGATGATCACACTTATAGGTTGGTGATTTGGTGCCTTGTTCCTGGACACGTCAACAAATCATGAGGCTGGTGACCATAATTTGTATTCAATTGTTTAATTTGTGCAAAGTGGCAAAAGTTTTGTGTTGTGAAGCCAAATTCATAGTATATAATTTGCTCCCTGAGAAACAAGTCCTGCTGGACTGCAATGGATGAATCAGTAATTGAACAGTTTTTGATTATTTGCATAATTTGATTTTGAATTTGATCACATCCCCAAACTCTCAGTTTCCCTGTACTTAGCATTTTAAGAAAaccaaaacaggaaacagagcaaCCATGCTGAGACCTCAGTCAAATCAAAACTGGTGTCAGATTTTAAACTTAAatgatgagataagataagataatcctttatcagtcccacaatggggaaatgTGCCATATCgcagcagcaagagtcaaaatGGGACTCAGTAagtaataagtaacatgcaatTCTAAAGTGTAAGGATAATATATCAAAACTAATatatgtgtaaaaacaggtaAAATGTAGGTGACGTAAACTGTAAAGGTCACAGAGACTGGCTGAGggtgaaatatatattttaggaaACTCTATTAGGTATTAGGATGTAAACTAGAGACACAATCTGCCCAATAAGGTACAAACAGATTAGGAGATGAGGTGAAATGTCCCTATATCTGACAGACACTAGGAATCGTCCATTTCTTCTTGACAGTGTCACCTTGAGAAAAGCAGCTCCGATGAAGTCACTCGATCAagtctgtttgtatttgtttgacaCGTGCAGGGGCCTCACATGTGGATTCAAATGAACCTGCAGCTGCCatgctgatttaaaaacatacatATGATATAATAAAAGATGGATGTCCCCTGATCGCAGGCTCTCTGGGCTTCCTGTGTTGcactgtttatttgttgttgtgggtatttttattatcattcatttttaaaaacaatgtgtttaaTGGTTGATTTGTACTATTTATTTGACACATAATAATTAATACGTCAGCGGGAAGTGACTTCAAGCGATTCAACCGCAGTCAGTGCACTTGCAGCAGAACATACCACAACACGCACCCCgtccaaaaaaaacacaatttaaacatcCATTAGTTTAAGGAGTTTACGTGCTTGTGTATTTCATGTGAAAGTCTCTGACAAGTGAGATCAAGCTCTCCGGGATATTTGATAGAGGCTATGGAGAAAGAACAAGGGTTGGATAGTGGATGCCTCTTCGTGTCGGCCACCCCCACGTCCGCGGGAATGGACGCGTCCGGGGCTGTCGGTCATGTGACTTTTTCCGTTTCGCCATTTTCCTTCTGAAGACCCGGTGCTGCCTCTGGAAAGAAGCTCCGCGATCGACCCACTCTCCGCGTTCCCCACCTGCCCACAGCCGCCTGCCGGATAGAACGACCGGGCCGAGCCCCCTCCTCCAACGAGAAGAAAGTCTGTCCGTGTAGCTGTGTCCG harbors:
- the ypel3 gene encoding protein yippee-like 3 produces the protein MVKLTKAKTFQAYLDSCHRRYSCVHCRAHLANHDDLISKSFQGSQGRAYLFNSVVNVGCGPAEERLLLTGLHAVADIYCENCHTTLGWKYEQAFELSQKYKEGKYIIELSHMIKDNGWD